A genomic stretch from Pseudomonas alkylphenolica includes:
- a CDS encoding rhodanese-like domain-containing protein — translation MVAHLIEFATNHYLLVGIFVVLLVLLIITEARKGGRSLSTGELTALVNSDKGLVIDIRSTKDYAAGHIVGALNIPQDKFAARIGELEKHKANKTLIVVDAMGQHAGTTARELLKAGFTAAKLSGGVSSWKADNLPLVK, via the coding sequence ATGGTTGCTCACCTGATTGAATTCGCAACAAATCACTATCTGCTGGTTGGTATCTTCGTCGTTCTGCTGGTGCTGCTGATCATCACCGAAGCGCGCAAAGGCGGACGCAGCCTGAGCACTGGCGAGCTGACCGCGCTGGTCAACAGCGATAAAGGCCTGGTGATCGACATTCGTTCGACCAAGGATTACGCCGCTGGCCATATCGTCGGTGCCCTGAACATTCCGCAGGACAAGTTCGCCGCGCGTATCGGCGAGCTGGAAAAGCACAAGGCCAACAAGACCCTGATCGTCGTCGACGCCATGGGCCAGCACGCTGGCACCACCGCCCGCGAACTGCTCAAAGCCGGTTTCACCGCTGCCAAGCTGTCTGGCGGTGTGTCGAGCTGGAAAGCCGACAACCTGCCATTGGTGAAGTGA
- the glnA gene encoding type I glutamate--ammonia ligase → MSKSVQLIKDHDVKWIDLRFTDTKGVQHHVTMPARDALEEDFFEVGKMFDGSSIAGWKGIEASDMILMPVDETAVLDPFTEEPTLILTCDIVDPSSMQGYDRDPRAIAKRAEEYLKSTGIGDTVFAGPEPEFFIFDEVKFKSDISGSMFKIFSEQGSWMSDQDVEGGNKGHRPGVKGGYFPVPPFDHDHEIRTAMCNALEEMGQTVEVHHHEVATAGQNEIGVKFNTLVKKADEVMALKYVVHNVADAYGRTATFMPKPLYGDNGSGMHVHMSIWKEGKNTFAGEGYAGLSDTALYFIGGIIKHGKALNGFTNPSTNSYKRLVPGFEAPVMLAYSARNRSASIRIPYVSSPKARRIEARFPDPSANPYLAFAALLMAGLDGIQNKIHPGDAADKNLYDLPPEEAKDIPQVCGSLKEALEELDKGRAFLTKGGVFSDDFIDAFIELKSEEEIKVRTFVHPLEYELYYSC, encoded by the coding sequence ATGTCGAAGTCGGTTCAACTCATCAAAGATCATGACGTTAAATGGATTGATCTGCGCTTCACTGACACCAAGGGCGTACAGCACCACGTGACCATGCCGGCCCGTGATGCGCTGGAGGAAGACTTCTTCGAAGTCGGCAAGATGTTCGACGGTTCCTCCATCGCTGGCTGGAAAGGCATCGAAGCCTCGGACATGATCCTGATGCCGGTCGACGAGACCGCCGTGCTGGACCCGTTCACCGAAGAGCCGACCCTGATCCTGACCTGCGACATCGTCGACCCTTCGAGCATGCAGGGTTACGACCGTGACCCGCGCGCGATCGCCAAGCGTGCCGAAGAGTACCTCAAGAGCACCGGCATCGGTGACACCGTGTTCGCCGGTCCAGAGCCTGAGTTCTTCATCTTCGACGAAGTGAAGTTCAAGTCGGACATTTCCGGCTCGATGTTCAAGATCTTCTCCGAGCAAGGCTCGTGGATGTCCGACCAGGACGTTGAAGGCGGCAACAAAGGCCACCGTCCAGGCGTCAAAGGTGGCTACTTCCCGGTTCCGCCGTTCGACCACGACCACGAAATCCGTACTGCCATGTGCAACGCACTGGAAGAAATGGGTCAGACCGTCGAAGTTCACCACCACGAAGTGGCGACTGCCGGCCAGAACGAAATCGGCGTCAAGTTCAACACCCTGGTGAAGAAAGCTGACGAAGTCATGGCCTTGAAATACGTCGTGCACAACGTTGCCGACGCTTATGGCCGCACTGCCACCTTCATGCCGAAGCCACTGTACGGCGACAACGGCTCGGGCATGCACGTTCACATGTCGATCTGGAAAGAAGGCAAGAACACCTTCGCAGGCGAAGGCTATGCCGGTCTGTCCGACACTGCCCTGTACTTCATCGGCGGTATCATCAAGCACGGTAAGGCCCTGAACGGCTTCACCAACCCGTCGACCAACTCCTACAAGCGTCTGGTGCCAGGCTTCGAAGCTCCGGTAATGCTGGCCTACTCGGCTCGCAACCGTTCCGCTTCGATCCGTATCCCTTACGTTTCCAGCCCGAAAGCCCGCCGTATCGAAGCGCGCTTCCCGGACCCGTCGGCCAACCCGTACCTGGCCTTCGCCGCACTGCTGATGGCCGGTCTGGACGGTATCCAGAACAAGATCCACCCAGGCGATGCCGCCGACAAGAACCTGTACGACCTGCCGCCTGAAGAGGCCAAGGACATTCCGCAGGTTTGCGGTAGCCTGAAGGAAGCCCTGGAAGAGCTGGACAAGGGCCGTGCGTTCCTGACCAAAGGCGGCGTGTTCTCCGACGACTTCATCGATGCCTTCATCGAGCTGAAGAGCGAAGAAGAGATCAAGGTCCGCACCTTCGTACACCCACTGGAATACGAGCTGTACTACAGCTGCTGA
- the glnL gene encoding nitrogen regulation protein NR(II): MTISDALHRLLLDNLTTATILLNAELRLEYMNPAAEMLLAISGQRSHGQFISELFTESPEALNSLRQAVEHAHPFTKREAQLTSLTGQTQTVDYAVTPILSSGRTLLLLEVHPRDRLLRITKEEAQLSKQETTKLLVRGLAHEIKNPLGGIRGAAQLLSRELPEESLKDYTNVIIEEADRLRNLVDRMLGSNKLPSLAMTNIHEVLERVCSLVEAESQGGITLVRDYDPSLPDVLIDREQMIQAVLNIVRNAMQAISGQNELRLGRISLRTRAMRQFTIGHTRHRLVAKVEIIDNGPGIPGELQETIFYPMVSGRPDGTGLGLAITQNIISQHQGLIECDSHPGHTTFSIFLPLEQGATAS, translated from the coding sequence ATGACCATCAGCGATGCCCTGCACCGACTGCTACTGGACAACCTGACCACTGCCACCATTCTGCTCAATGCCGAATTGCGCCTTGAGTACATGAACCCGGCAGCGGAAATGCTCCTGGCCATCAGCGGCCAGCGCAGCCATGGGCAATTCATCAGCGAGTTGTTCACCGAATCCCCTGAAGCGCTCAATTCCCTGCGCCAGGCGGTGGAACACGCGCACCCATTCACCAAGCGCGAAGCACAGCTGACCTCGCTGACCGGGCAGACCCAGACCGTCGACTATGCGGTAACGCCGATCCTCAGCAGTGGCCGGACCTTGTTGCTGCTTGAGGTCCACCCCCGCGACCGGCTGCTGCGCATCACCAAGGAAGAGGCCCAGCTGTCCAAGCAGGAAACCACCAAGCTGCTGGTGCGCGGCCTGGCCCACGAGATCAAGAACCCGCTGGGCGGGATTCGCGGCGCCGCACAGCTGCTCTCGCGGGAATTGCCCGAGGAAAGTCTCAAGGATTACACCAACGTGATCATTGAAGAGGCGGACCGCCTGCGCAACCTGGTCGATCGGATGCTCGGCTCGAACAAGCTGCCGTCGCTGGCCATGACCAACATCCACGAAGTACTCGAACGGGTCTGCAGCCTGGTCGAAGCCGAAAGCCAGGGCGGCATCACCCTGGTGCGTGATTACGACCCGAGCCTGCCGGACGTACTGATCGACCGCGAGCAGATGATCCAGGCCGTGCTCAATATCGTGCGCAACGCCATGCAGGCCATCAGCGGCCAGAACGAACTGCGCCTGGGCCGCATCAGCCTGCGCACCCGGGCCATGCGACAGTTCACCATCGGCCACACCCGCCATCGCCTGGTGGCCAAGGTCGAGATCATCGACAACGGCCCGGGTATCCCTGGCGAGCTACAGGAAACCATCTTCTACCCCATGGTCAGCGGCCGTCCGGACGGTACCGGGCTGGGCCTGGCCATTACCCAGAACATCATCAGCCAGCACCAGGGCCTGATCGAATGTGACAGCCATCCAGGCCACACCACCTTCTCGATCTTTCTGCCGCTGGAACAAGGAGCCACCGCCTCATGA
- a CDS encoding tRNA (cytidine(34)-2'-O)-methyltransferase: MFHVILFQPEIPPNTGNIIRLCANSGCHLHLIEPIGFELDDKRLRRAGLDYHEYATLKRHADLPSCLESLGQPRLFAFTTKASHPYHETAFQPGDAFLFGPESRGLPAEVLDSLPAEQRLRLPMRPGCRSLNLSNTVAVTVYEAWRQQGFA, from the coding sequence ATGTTTCACGTCATCCTCTTTCAACCAGAGATTCCGCCGAATACTGGCAATATTATAAGGCTGTGCGCCAACAGCGGCTGTCACTTGCACCTGATCGAGCCGATCGGCTTCGAGCTGGACGACAAGCGTCTGCGCCGCGCCGGGCTGGACTACCACGAGTATGCCACCCTCAAGCGCCACGCCGACCTGCCCAGCTGCCTGGAAAGCCTCGGCCAGCCGCGCCTGTTCGCCTTCACCACCAAGGCCTCGCACCCCTACCACGAGACGGCATTCCAGCCTGGCGACGCCTTCCTGTTCGGTCCGGAAAGCCGTGGCCTGCCTGCCGAGGTGCTGGACAGCCTGCCCGCCGAGCAGCGCCTGCGCCTGCCGATGCGGCCGGGATGCCGAAGCCTGAACCTGTCCAATACCGTGGCAGTGACGGTGTATGAGGCCTGGCGCCAGCAAGGTTTTGCCTGA
- the secB gene encoding protein-export chaperone SecB, with product MTDQQNNDAAAADESTPQFSLQRIYVRDLSFEAPKSPAIFRQQWEPSVALDLNTKQKGLEGDFHEVVLTLSVTVKNADEVAFIAEVQQAGIFLIKNLDAASMSHTLGAFCPNILFPYAREALDSLVTRGSFPALMLSPVNFDALYAQEMQRMQEAGEAPSLQ from the coding sequence ATGACTGATCAACAGAACAACGACGCAGCAGCAGCCGACGAAAGCACCCCGCAATTCTCCCTGCAGCGCATCTATGTGCGTGACCTGTCGTTCGAAGCGCCGAAAAGCCCGGCGATCTTCCGTCAGCAGTGGGAGCCGAGTGTTGCCCTGGACCTGAACACCAAGCAGAAAGGTCTGGAAGGCGATTTCCACGAAGTCGTACTGACCCTGTCGGTAACCGTCAAGAACGCTGACGAAGTGGCCTTCATCGCTGAAGTCCAGCAGGCCGGTATCTTCCTGATCAAGAATCTCGATGCGGCTTCGATGAGCCACACTCTGGGTGCGTTCTGCCCGAACATCCTGTTCCCGTACGCGCGCGAAGCACTGGACAGCCTGGTGACCCGTGGTTCGTTCCCGGCGCTGATGCTGTCGCCAGTCAACTTCGACGCCCTGTACGCCCAGGAAATGCAACGCATGCAGGAAGCTGGCGAAGCCCCTTCGCTGCAATAA
- the grxC gene encoding glutaredoxin 3 produces the protein MSDVIVYSSDYCPYCSQAKRLLQSKGVAFEEIKVDGKPQVRAEMSQKAGRTSVPQIWIGSTHVGGCDDLYALERAGKLDGLLKA, from the coding sequence ATGAGCGACGTCATCGTCTATTCCAGCGATTACTGCCCTTATTGCTCGCAGGCCAAGCGCCTGCTGCAGAGCAAAGGTGTGGCCTTCGAAGAGATCAAGGTCGATGGCAAGCCGCAGGTGCGCGCCGAAATGAGCCAGAAGGCCGGCCGTACCTCGGTGCCGCAGATCTGGATCGGCAGTACCCACGTCGGCGGTTGCGACGACCTGTATGCCCTTGAGCGCGCCGGTAAACTCGACGGCTTGCTCAAGGCCTGA
- the ntrC gene encoding nitrogen regulation protein NR(I): MSRSETVWIVDDDRSIRWVLEKALQQEGMTTQSFDSADGVMSRLARQQPDVIISDIRMPGASGLDLLAQIREQHPRLPVIIMTAHSDLDSAVASYQGGAFEYLPKPFDVDEAVSLVKRANQHAQEQQGLDIAPSLTRTPEIIGEAPAMQEVFRAIGRLSHSNITVLINGESGTGKELVAHALHRHSPRAASPFIALNMAAIPKDLMESELFGHEKGAFTGAANLRRGRFEQADGGTLFLDEIGDMPADTQTRLLRVLADGEFYRVGGHVPVKVDVRIIAATHQNLETLVQAGKFREDLFHRLNVIRIHIPRLADRREDIPTLARHFLGRAAQELAVEPKLLKPETEEFMRNLPWPGNVRQLENTCRWITVMASGREVHIGDLPPELLNLPQDSTPVTNWEQALRQWADQALARGQTSLLDSAVPSFERIMIEIALKHTAGRRRDAAVLLGWGRNTLTRKIKELGMKVAGGEEDGDDEA; the protein is encoded by the coding sequence ATGAGCCGAAGTGAAACCGTCTGGATCGTCGACGATGATCGCTCCATCCGCTGGGTCCTGGAAAAAGCCCTGCAACAGGAAGGCATGACCACCCAGAGTTTCGACAGTGCCGACGGCGTCATGAGCCGCCTGGCCCGGCAGCAGCCGGACGTGATCATCTCCGATATCCGCATGCCCGGGGCCAGCGGCCTGGACCTGCTGGCGCAGATTCGCGAGCAGCACCCGCGCCTGCCGGTGATCATCATGACCGCCCACTCGGACCTGGACAGCGCGGTGGCGTCCTATCAGGGCGGCGCATTCGAATACCTGCCCAAACCGTTCGACGTCGATGAGGCGGTGTCGCTGGTCAAGCGCGCCAACCAGCACGCCCAGGAGCAACAGGGCCTGGATATCGCCCCAAGCCTGACCCGTACCCCGGAAATCATCGGCGAGGCGCCGGCGATGCAGGAGGTGTTCCGCGCCATCGGTCGCCTGAGCCACTCCAACATCACCGTGCTGATCAACGGCGAGTCAGGTACCGGTAAAGAACTGGTGGCTCACGCTCTGCACCGCCACAGCCCACGGGCGGCCTCACCGTTCATCGCCCTGAACATGGCGGCAATTCCCAAGGACCTGATGGAGTCCGAGCTGTTCGGTCATGAAAAAGGCGCGTTTACCGGTGCCGCCAATCTGCGTCGCGGGCGTTTCGAACAGGCCGATGGCGGCACCCTGTTCCTCGACGAAATCGGCGATATGCCGGCCGATACCCAGACCCGTCTGCTGCGGGTACTGGCCGATGGCGAGTTCTACCGGGTCGGTGGTCATGTGCCGGTGAAAGTCGACGTGCGTATCATCGCCGCGACCCACCAGAACCTGGAAACCCTGGTGCAGGCCGGCAAGTTCCGTGAAGACCTGTTCCATCGCCTCAACGTGATCCGCATCCATATCCCGCGCCTGGCCGACCGTCGCGAGGACATCCCGACCCTGGCCCGGCACTTCCTCGGCCGCGCCGCTCAAGAGCTGGCGGTTGAACCCAAGCTGCTCAAACCCGAGACCGAAGAGTTCATGCGCAACCTGCCATGGCCCGGTAACGTGCGCCAGCTGGAGAACACCTGCCGCTGGATCACGGTAATGGCTTCGGGCCGCGAAGTGCATATCGGCGACCTGCCGCCAGAGCTGCTCAATCTGCCGCAGGACAGCACGCCGGTGACCAACTGGGAGCAGGCGCTGCGCCAATGGGCCGACCAGGCCTTGGCCCGTGGTCAAACCAGCCTGCTCGACAGCGCCGTGCCGAGCTTCGAACGGATCATGATCGAAATCGCCCTCAAGCACACCGCTGGCCGCCGTCGCGATGCCGCGGTATTGCTCGGCTGGGGGCGCAATACCCTGACGCGCAAGATCAAGGAGTTGGGGATGAAGGTCGCCGGTGGCGAAGAGGACGGCGACGACGAGGCGTGA